In Deinococcus psychrotolerans, the genomic window CAGGCTGTAGGTTTTGCCGCCCGCGATGCTCAGGCCAGTCACGTTTTTGACCACCGGCTGGGTTGCGCCGAACGGCACGATGTTGAGGTTGACGGCCATCGGCGCGACATTCAGCGTTCCCATGTTGCCGTAGGCGAGACCTTTGGGCAGCAACGCCGTATTGTTCATGTCGACGGCCAGCGCCTGCACGCGGGGGCCGTCGGGCGAGAGGTGGTAGACATTGACTTGCGCCTTGCCCGGATCGGTGTTGAGCGAAGTGGCCGTAAAGATTTTCGGCTTAAGGTTGGCGAGGTAGCCGACGGCCGCGACGGTGTAATACGTGCCTGCGGTGAGATCGACCTTGCCGTCGAAGACGACGGTGTTGGCGTCGCCAGCCGCCGTGATTTTGACGGTGTGGCTGCCTGCGGGGACGTTCCCGTATGGTGTGACGGCCTTGAAGGGCGCGTTGGAGACGGTTTTGGTGCCGTCCACGTAGACGTCCACAGCAGGTGCGTCGGCCACGGCGTGAACAACGCGCACGTAAGCGTCGGTCATTTGCGCGGAAGCGGAAACGCTGAGCGTCAGGGCGGCGGCGATCAATGCGGTCATCTTGGATTTCATCATGTTGGACTCTCCTTGCCTTGCAGGAACTCGGGAATTGAGCGGGTTTACTTGTGGAGCTTTGGTGGTTTGTTCCTGACAGAGTTGTAGGGTCTAAGCCCACTGGTCAGCTGTCTGAAGTGATGCTTTTAGACCTTTACCCAAACTTTATGCGCGGCAAGTGCAGCGCCGAAGCGTCATGCTGACAGCCATGACACCGCTCAAAGGGCAAAACTTAAAATTGATCTTGCTGCTCTCGTCGTCGCTGATTTTGGCGGCCTGCGCTCCCGCTGCCCAGCAGCAAACCGCCGTTATCAGTTCTACGCAGTCGGTCACCCTCAACAACGCCGTGACCGTGCCTGCTGTGGGCGAGCGCAAAGCCACCCTGATCTACTACTCCGGCGGCAAAGTCAAACCGGAGGCTTACCGCTGGCTGGGTGAAGCGCTGGCTCCTTCGGGCATTCAAACCGTGATCGTGGGCTTTCCGCAAGACTTGGCCTTTTTTGCGCCCACCCGCGCCGACGAAGTACTGGCCGCGCTGCCCTCCAGCGAGCCGGTGTATTTGGCGGGCCACAGCCTCGGCGGCGTGACGGCGGCGCAGTACTTGGAAAGCCATCAGGGGCGTATCTCCGGTTTGATTTTGATGGGCTCTTATCCTGCCGACAACGTGACTCTGCGCGGCCAGAAACTGCGGGTGCTGGACTTGCTGGCTGAAAACGATGGACTCAGCCTGCCCGCCAAGGTGGAAGACGGCCTCAAACGCTTGCCGGCATACACTCAACTGGTGCGCTTGCCCGGAGCCGTCCACGCCTTCTTTGGCCGCTACGGTGCTCAAGCGGGCGACGGCACGCCCACCGCCAGCCGCGTAGACACCGAAGCGCGAATCGTGACGGCGGTGCGCAGCTTCATTTTGGGTCAGTAGGTTCGGCAGTGAGCGCTCCGCATCTCCTGCCCATCTGCTTGCTTTATGCTCTGGCAAGTGTTGGCTTGGCTCGATTCTCTTAATCCATTTTGGCTGCACTTTTCCAGCTTTACGCTGATGTTTTTGGAAGGCATGGGCATTCCGGGCATTCCGGGTTTTTTGCCGATGCTGGCTTTGTCCGAGTCCATTCACGCCGGACAGACCACGCTCTGGGAAGCGCTGCTGTCGGGCACGTTGGGCAACTGGTTGGGGAGCTTGGCAGGCTACCGCCTCGCCGCCTCACTGTTGACGCGCTTGCCCCTGAGCTGGCAACGCCTCGCCCACAGCCGCCGGACGGCCCGCTTGATGAACCGTTACGGCGGCCTCCTGGTGGTGGTCAGCCGCACCATCGGTTCGCTCAGAACGCCGGTAACGCTTTATGCCGGAGCCTCGCACTACGCTTGGCCCGCTTACCTGGCTTTCAGTGCGCTGGGCGCGGCGCTGCATGTCGGCGTATGGCAAACCCTGATCTGGAGATTCGGCCCCAGCATTCTGGAGCAGTTTGAGCGGCTGCAAGGTCAGGCCTTGCCGTATTTGATCGGCGCGGCGGTGGTGGTGGCGGGCGTGGTGTGGTGGCGGCACAAGCATAAAGCGCCGGAAGAAATTGAGATTTAGCGCGGGTCAATCAACGCTTACTCAATCTTTTGCACCCGCTCCCCACCCGCGTACACATTGAAGCGCTCCCCGCGCACGAAGCCCAGCAAGCTCAGGTTCAGCGCGGCGGCGGTGTCGGCAGCGAGGCTGCTGGCCGCCCCCACCGTGACCACCACGGCCACGCCTGCCAGCGCCGCTTTCTGCACGATTTCAAAGCCTGCCCGGCTGCTGGTCACTAGAATCCGGTCGGACAGCGGCAGCTCACCGCGCAGGGCCGCCCAGCCCACCACTTTGTCGGTGGCATTGTGGCGGCCCACATCCTCGTAAGCGCACAGCAGTTCGCCTCCCGCGCTAAAAAGGCCCGCTGCATGCAGGCCGCCGGTGGCGTTAAAGCCGGTCTGAGCTGCTCGGAGGCGTTCCGGCAAGTCCAAAATCAGTTGGGGGGTCAGCGGCGGCGGGGTCCAGATGACGGGCTCAGCCCGAATGCTCAGCCGCTCCACGCTGCCCGACCCGCACACGCCGCACGCCGCCGAGGTAAAACTTGCCCGCGCCGCGCCGCGCAGCCGCCCCACGTCGCCGCGCAGGGCAATTACATTGGGGGTGTCTGGGTTGAGTTCCAGCGCGTCCACCGCGTCCAGCAGCCCCTCGGCCCACAGCCAACCCGTCACCAACTCGCGGTCATGGCCGGGCGTCCTCATCATCAAGCTGAGGGTAAACGCCGGATCAGCGTCAACGCGCAGTTCCAGCGGCTCCTCGATGGCCAACACGTCGGTCAGGGCACTGAACTCGGCGTCTCGGTAAGCCCCAACCGGATATTGGGTGGTCTGGTTCGGCACAGTTACTTGCTGGAAACCGGCTTGCTGCGAACGGGCTTGGTCGGGCGCTTGGGCGCGTTGGGCGTCGGCTGAATCTGGTCGTGGCGGTCAAACTCGCCCTGATTTGGCGTGTTGGTGGTGTCGCCCCGCGCTTCCCTGAGCGCTCTGCCCGCGCCCTTGAGCAGGCCGAACACTGCGCCCAGCGCTAGTTGCACGTCTTTATCGTTCAGCAATTTGAGCAGATCGGTCAGGCCCACGCCTTTGCCCTGCGCCACGCTGCGAGCGCCTTCGTTGACCCCAGCATTGAGCACAGCGCCGAGCTGGCCCACCGCTTGCGGATCGAGCGACCCCAGCGTTTTGCCGAGTTCGGTGACGTTGCGGATGGCTTTGAGGCTGCCCTCATCGCTGAGCGTGTGAAAGATGGCGGACGTCAGGCCCTCGCCGCCGCGCACCAATTTACTCAGCACGTCCAGCACGCCCGCTTCGTGCAGTTCGCGCAGCAGCTTGAGCGACTCGGTGCGGGCCTCGGCGCTCTCGAACTCAGCGTCGGCGTAGTGTTCTTGTGAAGTCTTGGGTTTGGGGGTGTACTGGATGTATTTGGCCATTGGGAATGTACCTCAGTAGGAAAGACCTCAGTGGAAAGAGAGGAGGAGCGACTGCTGGCGCTCACTGCCCCCTCTGCTGCCAAGCTGGGACAGAGGGAGCGAGTGACCAGCGCGAATAAGCTCTAGTCGTCCCCTCCCAGCCGGTCTGCCCG contains:
- a CDS encoding DUF4397 domain-containing protein, producing MMKSKMTALIAAALTLSVSASAQMTDAYVRVVHAVADAPAVDVYVDGTKTVSNAPFKAVTPYGNVPAGSHTVKITAAGDANTVVFDGKVDLTAGTYYTVAAVGYLANLKPKIFTATSLNTDPGKAQVNVYHLSPDGPRVQALAVDMNNTALLPKGLAYGNMGTLNVAPMAVNLNIVPFGATQPVVKNVTGLSIAGGKTYSLFALGTLAGKSFDVVATEDKLEMGSMGGK
- a CDS encoding alpha/beta fold hydrolase, yielding MTPLKGQNLKLILLLSSSLILAACAPAAQQQTAVISSTQSVTLNNAVTVPAVGERKATLIYYSGGKVKPEAYRWLGEALAPSGIQTVIVGFPQDLAFFAPTRADEVLAALPSSEPVYLAGHSLGGVTAAQYLESHQGRISGLILMGSYPADNVTLRGQKLRVLDLLAENDGLSLPAKVEDGLKRLPAYTQLVRLPGAVHAFFGRYGAQAGDGTPTASRVDTEARIVTAVRSFILGQ
- a CDS encoding DedA family protein gives rise to the protein MLWQVLAWLDSLNPFWLHFSSFTLMFLEGMGIPGIPGFLPMLALSESIHAGQTTLWEALLSGTLGNWLGSLAGYRLAASLLTRLPLSWQRLAHSRRTARLMNRYGGLLVVVSRTIGSLRTPVTLYAGASHYAWPAYLAFSALGAALHVGVWQTLIWRFGPSILEQFERLQGQALPYLIGAAVVVAGVVWWRHKHKAPEEIEI
- the fdhD gene encoding formate dehydrogenase accessory sulfurtransferase FdhD, whose product is MPNQTTQYPVGAYRDAEFSALTDVLAIEEPLELRVDADPAFTLSLMMRTPGHDRELVTGWLWAEGLLDAVDALELNPDTPNVIALRGDVGRLRGAARASFTSAACGVCGSGSVERLSIRAEPVIWTPPPLTPQLILDLPERLRAAQTGFNATGGLHAAGLFSAGGELLCAYEDVGRHNATDKVVGWAALRGELPLSDRILVTSSRAGFEIVQKAALAGVAVVVTVGAASSLAADTAAALNLSLLGFVRGERFNVYAGGERVQKIE
- a CDS encoding DUF1641 domain-containing protein produces the protein MAKYIQYTPKPKTSQEHYADAEFESAEARTESLKLLRELHEAGVLDVLSKLVRGGEGLTSAIFHTLSDEGSLKAIRNVTELGKTLGSLDPQAVGQLGAVLNAGVNEGARSVAQGKGVGLTDLLKLLNDKDVQLALGAVFGLLKGAGRALREARGDTTNTPNQGEFDRHDQIQPTPNAPKRPTKPVRSKPVSSK